In Setaria viridis chromosome 5, Setaria_viridis_v4.0, whole genome shotgun sequence, the genomic stretch GATTCTCTTTAAAGAGTACAGTTCTCTTTCAAGTGCACTAATGATCGAATATCCCAGACGTTAATTTCCCTGGATCTCCCTCGACCACCTTTTGCTATCATAATTGCGCAAGAGATGCGTCCATGGCCCTAAAGACATTTGTTGTCCCAGCCATGGAATACTCGGCTGCAACAATTGCATCTTAGGATGTGTAAAGAGCTGCAGGCACCTCGAAGTCGTTGAACTGTGTCATGATCTCTCTAGTTGAATTGGCTAGCACTACAGTCATGCCAAGAGAAGCAGGATTAGCATATACGCCAGCACAGTTTGATCTGCAATTAAAGCTAGCTTTAGATGTTTTTATTGAGCCAACTTACCAAGGGGATCATATGTTGGCAGGGTGATGTACTGCGGGCAATGCTTTCTTCTTGACACAATTCCATTTGTCAAAGTAGTAAGACAATCACGAGGCTGGAAACATAAATTGAGATCAGAATTGCCATGCAATACGCGTCACTTCAAATTTGGAAATAAATATGCATCCAACATGGGGGAACAGAACTTTCAGTATTTAAAAGTGAAATTTATGCAACGCATATTGACCGGAAGCTAGGAGAAAGCAGTTTGCAAGCTCAGGTTCCGACACAACAAAACATAACTTAACCGGGCACGGAACATCATTATGATTCAGATAATCATGTCCTCTGATTCTAGATGGTGGTTCTATCACGTTTTGTTTTCACAGGATCCAGAGCAGTTGTTGAGGATATATACATAGGATGTGACATTATTGAGAAACACTTTAAGGGTGTTTGGCGGTACTCCACTTCAAATTTTAtagctccacttcaccaactccaTAAAAATACTGGAGTTGTCCACATGTTTGGCAAGTTGCATAGATCCAGCTCTAGAATAGTAAGCTTGTTGTGAAAAGTCTATTATACCGTTGCGAACGGGGCATGCGTGTCAGCCTCTCTCTCGTTTGCTGGCACGCCTCCCCGCCATATCTTCTGCTGGTGCCGTCCATCTCCACTCCACCTCgctgctccctctccctctccttgggTTGGCCAGCAAGGGGGCGAGGCTGCCTTGCAGGCAACGGTGGCGCACCGTCCAGCGGGCGCCGCAATGGCGTCGTGCTCTAGCCGGTGGGGGCGGCACGGGTCCGGTGGGCAAGGGCAGTACGGCGACAGTGGCGCAGCTCCGACCGGCAGGAGGGCGCGGCCCCAGtaggcgggggcggcgaggtCTGACGAGCGGGGGCCACGCGGCCAACGCGGGCAGGGGCGGAGAGGTTCGACGAGTAGGGGCGGCGTGGCCGCGGCTGAGGGGGGCGAGGGCGCACGGTCCAGCGCGTCGCCGGCGGGTGAGGGTCGCGCGGCTCCGGCGGGAGACGGCGGCGTGGGTACCATGGTCAGCGGCCAGAGGGAGGAAACGAAGACCATGAGCGGAAAGGAAAAATTAGAAATGAACCGGTGTGTTGAGTAACGAGTGGCAaaggtgggtaaataaccccaactccacgagaaagtctgaaactgatgtttttggagcacccctgaGGTACTCCAAGAAAAACGTGGATCTGACCCCTAGCTCCACATTTTTTGTGGAGCTGGAGTTGAtggagctagacgtgtttggCTGCGAGTTTTTTGGAGTTGGCGGAGTGGAGCTAATTTTCCTGGAGTGGAGtgttgccaaacaccccctaaaattTAGCAAATGAGACTTTCAATCCTGTAGGAACAATATTTACAAATATGCGTTGCTGGTAATATGTCTTGAGTCGATGGTTCTATTCTATCCATGACCATAATATTTCATAGCAACAAATTCTAGGGAGATATTCAAGGGGAAATGGGGAACTCACTTTCAGTTCTTTGTCGAAGCATAACCTGAGTTCTTCAACTGAGCCCCTCTTGCAAACAATTTGTGGTGATCCCCCAAAAGCATGTTTGATGGTATCGATGACATCGCTCAGTGCGTATTCCTTACCATTTGAAATCTGTATACCTCCACTTGACAGCATTTCCTGCAATCCAAATTTATTATAGAGAAAGGACAGAGCCCTGCGACACACTTGCTATAAAAGTTAAACTAAGAGATGGGTATTCTGGTTGTAAGCACTACTTTGTCAAAGCCATGTAGGTAATGTTAAGGTGCTCTAGCCTAACAAGAAACCAATGTTATGGTATGATTAGTCTGTCAACAGCGCGGGTACTAACCGTAACGTTATATTTGAAGTAGAGGTCAAGGGCAGTGGTGAAATATTGTAATTCATCCTGAACCACCGGGGCAGAGCACGTTCCATGCTTCTCTGAAAAATTAAACTTCATGTTAAGGCTATCCAGTCATGCAATGCTCAGAAACGTCTGAGCAATCAGAGCACAATGTCAGACGCTACTTCGCAAACAAAGTTTGTATCACAAGGCCTAGAAAAGAACATTACCCCACTGAAGATAAGCAACAGACGAATCGAGCAGAAAATGCCGCCAGACAACATGCAAAGGAAAGATTAAGCTGAGGCATATTTTGGAGTTTAGTAGCACAACAGACGAGTCAGATCTTAATCGCACACCTCGTGAGCCCAGAAGGGTCCTTTGCCGCTGAAGCAAGTCGAAGAGGAGGAGCAGAACAAGGACGGCCAGTACTTGTCAAGCGTCTCCTTCAATGGCAATATCTACACGAGATTATGGAAGCAGATCAGCAGACCATCAATCAGGACGGTCATTGAGAGCTTCCCCACAGAACCTAAACGCAACAAGAGGGTTAAACTGAAGCTGCAACGCTCTGCAGCCAATCGAGTACGCACCTTGTCCATCTCGAACTGGGTGCGGCGGCAGCACGCCGGCCAGGTCCCGTCGTCGTAGTCCGGCCACAGACCATCTGCTCCAGCAACAAAAGCGAAATTCACACCGAATCGATAAGGAATTCACCCTGAGAAGGAACCAAATCGAACGAGCGGAGCGAGCGCTTACGGATCGTGAACGTCTGGAGCGGCTCCGAGCTGCACGCGGAGCAGGAGTAAGGAAAAGAATCGCGTGAGATCTCCCATCAACCGAAACGAAATACTAGCAGAAAACAATCTACGGGGGGAAGCTCCCGGCGATTGGAGGAGAGGATGAGATGGCGGAAGGGGGTGATGAGAGCCGCTGGTAGgtagcgcggcggcgcggcgcggcgcacgtACCGGCAGCAGCCGTTGCTGGCGCAGCAGTAGCGGGTGGAGGCGCAGATGGTGCCGGGCCACTGCAGGGAGAGCTTGAAGTAGTCGAACTCGCGCTGCGCCTCGCGGCccagcggcgcgcgcgcggagaCGGAGCCCAGGCCGGCGGCCGCCAGCGCCCAGACCACCAGCACCCacgccgccttcctcgccgtcttcatcgccatcgcctccctctcctcctcctctccctctctgtcCGGGGGCAGCGGTGGGGGCGGTTGCGCCGGCAGCTCAGTACAACTGCTCCCTGCGCGGCGACGAGGCCAGACGGGACGCTATCACTGGTAACCGGGCCCGCGCCGCCAAGTCAGGGACcacttcagaattcagaataATTCACCGAGATTTTATCTGTAAAAAAATCGTCGGTTGCTATGCTTATCGCGATCATCCTGTGGAATCTGCAGACGGCTGAAGATGAGATCCCCTGCGTGACAAGCAACCggacaccatttttggcctagTGGCACATGGGTCTGATACGGGAAATCCTTTCCTTTGCCGTCGAAGGGCATCTCAACCACCACCGGTATAGCCCGTAGCCGATAGCAAAGATCAAGCAGTTTccgaaagaaataaaaaggactCTACTCAGCAAGCAACCCTCATGAGTCCACGATCAGAGTATAATAACACACGCAAATGGCAGAGACTTCTCGTGGGGAAAACGTCAGGGGCTCTCTTCAGATATTTATTCACATCACGTTCCAGATCTCAATGGCCTATCATACGCGagatcatgaattcatgattCATGAATGGAGATTATTCAGAACCAGGCAGGGCTGGCGGTTTCTTTACACACATCAATGTAGCGTCGCTCTGCACGACTCGGTGCTCGTCGGAGTTCAGAACCCTGAAGAGTCTGAACTCTACTCAGCCGTACGCGTGTAGCTCGCCACTGGCTTGGTCGATGATCCCCTCCGTAGCATTGGCCAGCACTGCAACCATAACCACAGCGTTCAGTTAGTGGCAGTACAGCGGCAATTAGTGTACTTCCAAGCAGAAACGGTGTAAAGCCAAGGTGAAAAATTCTCTTCTCATGTATTCAGAACTGGTTTCAGGCAACGGCAGCAGCAACGGGCATAGAATGAGAGCTCACCGGATGGTTTGTACGATGGGAAGGTGACGTAGCGAGGGCAGTAGCTTCTGCTGTTCGTTGCCTTGTCGGTCTCGAACGTGCAATCACGAGGCTGCCACACAAGATATACAAGTGAGCATCAACAGTATTAGAAGCTGGGGCATTCATACGTCCACTTCAAAGCTTATCTTAGTTATATGATGGTCCTTTGTTAATAATTGCTTATGCTAAAGCCTACTATACTCCTGATCCAAAGCTGAGCTCTTCTCTTTACTACCATAGCAGCATAAGTTTATCTTCCTGCTTCAACTGACTTGACTTAAATTCATCGTATTGTATGTAAGGACTAGCATTTTCCAGAAACGTTATTACTTAATGTTGGAACAGCAACTTTTATGTaccatctcaaaaaaaaaaggaaaaggaaaaggaaaaaaaaactaatatagCTATGACTGACAGAAACTACCTACCTGATAATCCTTGTGGAAGCAGAGCCTAAGTTCTTGAACTGAGCCATTCTTACAAACAAGTGATGGCATTGCCCCAAATGCGTACTCAATCACAGCAACAATATGTCCAACAGCGTATCTTCTGCTGCTTGCAGGCCGAATATGTGCTTTTCTCAGGGCTTTCTGCaagacaagaacaagaacaagaactatAGTAAAAGCATACCGGCAAAATTTAACAATCTCACAATTGTTGTGCAAAGAGCATGGCATGCTGAGATGAGATAACTTAATAACTAACCGTAACATTGTATTTGCTGTAGAGATAAAGTGCTGTGGAGAAGTAGTCATATTCATCCTGTATTTCAGGATAAGCGCAAGTTCCATGAGTTTCTgccagaaaaaataaaatagagtAGAACGTTAGGAACAGATCTTGAATGACACTATATCTGCAAAAAAACAAGATATAACCGGACTACTTAATTTAATGAAATTAAGAAGTAATTGAGCACAACAGTTTTTTCTGCCAACAAGTTCAGAAATTGCATACCCCACTGGAGAAGATCCAGCAAACCATCAGCACATGCACACAAACAAAAGAAACCCTTGGTCAGCACTCAGCATATGCATTCTTCCTGGTAGTCAAATCTCAAAAAATCCCAATCACCTCATGCACCCAAAATGGCCCCCTTCCACCAAAGCAGGTTGATGAAGAGCCACAGTACAGGGATGGCCAGTACTTCTCTAGTATCGGCATCAGCATTAAGATCTGTGGCAAAGCAAATCAAGCACATTGACATGGCAAACTTGCAGTAGTCCAGACATTTTGTTCTAAAAAAGATTTTGCAAAGCTGGCACCTTATTGATGTTGAATCTGGCGGGTCTGCAGCATGATGGCCATCCCCCATAGTTGTACTGTGGCCAGAGACCATCTGTTCAGACAGAATGATGATAATGAAATGGCTATCagcttttttttcaaaagaaaaaaagaaaagaaatggctATCAGGACTACTTGGATGCAATTGTCTTAGTCTAAATATTACTTTGGTGCCCATGTGCAACCTCAATGTATACACATGCTTTAAACTTGCAGCGGAAGCTATCACTATCAATAATACATTTCGGTGTAAAAAAAAGGTTCAGCAGCAGTTAATGTCTGATGGCAACCAAATCAACCAATGGCTCATCAAAACAACAAATCAGGCAGGTAAACTATTTGGAGGCCGTTCACTGTTACTGCTCAGAAATTCTAAACATCGACCACTTCAAGTCAACAACTGATCAAACAATTGCTGTGCGCATTTATTTAGTCCTTTTCTTAATATGACAATTCCATTTTAGTATATGAGATATTTAGTACTTGGAAGAAATGGTCTTATGGCACTTTAATGTGCAACCTCAATGCATACACATGCTTTAAACTTGCAACCGAAGCTATCACTGTCACTGTCACCAATGCATTTCGGTGTCAAAAAGTTCAGCAGAAGTTTATGTCTGACAGGAACCAAATCAAACAATGGCTGATCATAATAACAGATCAGGCAGGTAAACTATTTGGAGGACGTTCACTCCTGCTCAGAGATTCAAAAACGTCCACCACTTTTAAGTCAGCAACCATCAAATAATTGCTGAGTGCATTGCGTCTTTTCTTAATATGacaattttatttaaatacgCAGCATGTGGTTTTTTGTAGTCTTAACTCCAGGACAGATATATGCAATAAAAAGTTTGGAAAATCATCTATGGTTCACGTATCTAAATCGAATGAACTGACGGGAGAATCTAATAGTTGCTTATGGGAAATTCACAAGATACACGTGCAGCGGCCAAATGAGGAAGACAAGTGATTTGCGTGGACTTACGAATCGTGAACCATTTAAGGGGCTTCGATCTGCAGGAAATGTCAAGGAAAACCAAATGAGCTCGCTCAATCGAGTTCCAGCAGCGACAATGCCAAGATAGAGGGCAGGCGAAATGGTACCGGCAACAGCCATTGGTGTCGCAGCAATTGCTGGTCTGGCGGCAGATGGTGCCCGGCCACTGGAGCGCCAGCACGTAGTAGTCGAACCCCGCCCACCGCCGCTTCCTGctaccacccgccgccgccgcctccggcgacgacgacgccgaggcGGACGGCGCCAGCAGCGCGCTCGGAAGCAGCACGGCGAGGCAGAGCagcgagagggggaggaggaggcgcttccgcccgcgccggtgccgccgcgtCTCCATCaccccgcggccgccgtcgcttCCCGAACGAATCGAGGCTTCGTGGCGCGCGTCTGGATCTGCCTATGTATACTGCAGCAAATCCATCAACTGCTGCAAGATCGCGACTTGAAATGGTGGGGATGGATGGAGTGGCTTGGAGAACATGCCAGATATCAGCAATGAGATTACGGCGGGCTCGATTAGTCTATAATTTCGCATCGGGTAAATCCTCCGTGGGAAGATTAGTTTTTGCTTGCAGATCGGTGGCTTGCTGTGCTCGTGAAGCATACACACACTAGGCGAAGCTACGGCAGCTACGAGCACTCCTCTTTTGggtttccctttccttttgcttcCATCTATGGAGGGTGCAAATGTCGGGCATACCAATATACCATAACGGTGGCAACAAGCCACGGACATCAACTGaggagctgtttggatactaaaGGGCTAAAGTCAcggtcacatcagatattcagatcttaattaggaggattaaatatgaactaattataaaactaattgctaggtaaattgcagaactcctaggctaattcgtgaaatgaatctattaagtctaattaatccatcattagcaaatggttactgtagcactacattatcaaatcatgaactaattaggcttaatagattcgtctcacgatttaacctccatctgtgtaattagttttgtaattaaactatatttaatacttctaattagtatctaaacatccgatatgatagggctaaagtttagtaccctgGAGCCATACGCTCCCTGAATTGTCCCTTTTAACCATATTCCTCTCCTCATGCCTCACTAACCGAAGGTAAAGTTTAATGATTAGAGCTCAATAAGAACGACACAAGGATTTTGATGGTGATGATTGACACGGGTGATAACTGGTGACTAAGGTGCAAGTTCCACTTCGTTTTAGATGATTAGGTTGATCCATTCACGTTTTTTCggaatatgcaggagagctgcatgtcatttGTATTTAGAAGAAAATAGTTTTCAGTTACAACGCATGAAAAAACTAGAATAAGTGAGGATGGCTCTCGTCCTCCCGACCCCTCCCCTTCCTGACACCTGTCCCTCCACCTGCCCCACGCCGGCGTCCACTCCGGCCCCGGCAGCCACCCTCAAGGCCATGGTTCCCCCTTGCCTGGCCAACCCCTCTTCCTCGGCATCGtttttctctcctccctcaTCTTCCCCTCCGTTTCTTCCCCGGGGAACGGCGGGGCGCCCTAAAGCCCAGCGATGGCATGATGACTCTCCACTTGCGGCTGACTCCGACGACGTCCTATCTCCTCTCCCACAGCGCTCCATCTCCTTCAACGAAGCATTGCTGAAGGGCGCCTCTATGGACTCGACCTTGCAGGCCCCGTGCACCACTTGCCGGGAGTCCTCAGTCGTTGTTTCACAGGGGGTGCCTGGGGGCTGCCCGTCGCGGATTGTTCTACGTCCGGAAGACCGCTCGAGGAAGGTGGGCCCGGAAGACCGCTCGAGGAAGGTGGACCTCAAAGCCCCGGACAAGGACGGGTGGTGGTCCGTTGAgggacgtcggcggcggtgcgAACGGCGGAGGTAGGCGCGCGTGGTGCGGCAGCCAGTCCCCACGGACCTCTAGGGAAGATGTTTTAACTGCTTCTATCCTCGTTACCGTGCAGCCGATTGTCGTTCCCCCCTGCGATGCTTTCACTGTCGTGCCATGGGGCACCTATCAACCATACATGCTCGGACCCACCAGAGGGTTTGTACGAACCCACTCAaagggacgtactcgagacgtttcaggacatgaagactacgctaCAGGGCAACGTAGACTACATAGAACTCCTGAAGGGCTAGTtagaatacaaggaaactaTTCTACCGAGTTAAAAGTAGAACTCTATAGTTTTGTCCGACTAGTACCCTTGTACTCAAAGCTACCCTGTAACCTTGCTCCCTGGATATATAAGGatgggtagggaccccctcaaaataCGTTCAATCGAacacaagcatacaacacacaggacgtagggtattacgcgatctagcggcccgaatctatctaaatcgtgtctctgcgtcaccatcgactccttgaacTCGGGTCCAGATTAGAGTCAATTGAGGACTACAACTCTGACTCGAACTCTTTTGAAGAACTCCCCTTATCAGGTTCGCAACGGGGCCtagtaatcacatcaacaccgcgaggcagattcgtctactagcctGGCATGAAGCCATCTTTCCTTGCCCAAGACAATGAATCACGCCTCATCGCACACTTGGAtatcctcccatatcaagagggtacTCCACTCTCACTGatccatgaagaagatggctccactgAAGTCATAACATCCAGCTCTGGAAGCTATTCTCCGAATAGAGAACTCTTTGTTATGGTTTCGCCAATTGATGGAACAGGAACTAGCGATCACCACCAAAGAACTCCTCATCGGGACGCCAAATGGAAGAAGTCTCCCAAGATGAATTATTAGCCGACGCCCCGGAGGGTGAAACTAGCAGCCAGAGAActcaaagaagagcaagaaacaatTAGAGAGTGGAACGTCGTCGACTTTTAGCGGCAAGAGTTCCCATTGTGAACCTCGACAGAGCATTCAAAGCAGTTCAAACATAAGAACATAACACACCACTTGCCGCTATCGCTTCTATCGACCTTATCGCTCATTCAATGCCTCCAAACAAATACAGCGAACCCCTGTTATACTTGGCAGAACACGCATACAAACTCCTTGACAAAGAAACACCAATCCCATCCGTGCCTCGTAACCCAAGTCATCATGATGATAGTAGAGACAATGCAAGACTCTCAAACCAACAACATGACGAACCAAGACAACATAGGGGCGTACTCGAAGCTTCAAGATGAAACAGAGATGCAGCTGAGGGTAGTCATACAGCCTCCGCGGAAGAACCATGCCACCGCAGAGTAATTCCAGAACCCTCGCACATTAGTGATCTTCGAGAAACATTAAACCACAATCGTGATGCTCAAGATATAATCAACAACCGCCGTCGTGAACATGAAGCTgagggtgatgacaatgaccacTTCCCTGCTTTTACAAGACAAATCATGCAGGCTACTCTCCCAGAGAAATtcaaacacttggcaaacaagacccagttCAGTGGCTCCGCTGCTACGCATTAGCAGTTCAAGCTGCACGTGGAAGCGATGATACAaaagtcatccactttcccGTATGCATGGAACCAACGCCACTAACTTGGCTCGAATCTTTGA encodes the following:
- the LOC117858713 gene encoding ribonuclease 2, whose translation is MAMKTARKAAWVLVVWALAAAGLGSVSARAPLGREAQREFDYFKLSLQWPGTICASTRYCCASNGCCRSEPLQTFTIHGLWPDYDDGTWPACCRRTQFEMDKILPLKETLDKYWPSLFCSSSSTCFSGKGPFWAHEWEKHGTCSAPVVQDELQYFTTALDLYFKYNVTEMLSSGGIQISNGKEYALSDVIDTIKHAFGGSPQIVCKRGSVEELRLCFDKELKPRDCLTTLTNGIVSRRKHCPQYITLPTYDPLVLANSTREIMTQFNDFEVPAALYTS
- the LOC117858712 gene encoding ribonuclease 2, whose protein sequence is METRRHRRGRKRLLLPLSLLCLAVLLPSALLAPSASASSSPEAAAAGGSRKRRWAGFDYYVLALQWPGTICRQTSNCCDTNGCCRSKPLKWFTIHGLWPQYNYGGWPSCCRPARFNINKILMLMPILEKYWPSLYCGSSSTCFGGRGPFWVHEWETHGTCAYPEIQDEYDYFSTALYLYSKYNVTKALRKAHIRPASSRRYAVGHIVAVIEYAFGAMPSLVCKNGSVQELRLCFHKDYQPRDCTFETDKATNSRSYCPRYVTFPSYKPSVLANATEGIIDQASGELHAYG